One Podarcis muralis chromosome 1, rPodMur119.hap1.1, whole genome shotgun sequence genomic window carries:
- the TMEM177 gene encoding transmembrane protein 177, with protein MAVRFLWKTVAMVERHRTGFLAVSCAGLFGANLTFHIFPEETFRPLYQAWAKGKPMELSGKLQILFRDIISDVRVKSANRYQAFVAYSFHPVSAGLPWLPAGCVVGIPAHFSGAASDDNRTASHVVMIEGKEVDWDSTEGLALKEALNLSPEAQKFAIARELMYLQSNGPFICAAVAPICLAGTWISGVAIKQLLGLYSGPVLLRGLYNVAVMAIGFVGYCLSYDAVSQAMDYRTDRNTATISTSFARGGVEFYNKILSQNKIFRTLMGKKGERIYAPSGNLFPRYWFRLKHASYTSRRDLIINILSMPQA; from the coding sequence ATGGCAGTTCGGTTCCTTTGGAAGACAGTGGCCATGGTGGAGAGGCACAGGACTGGTTTCCTGGCAGTTTCCTGTGCTGGACTCTTTGGTGCTAACCTGACTTTTCACATCTTTCCTGAGGAGACATTCAGACCATTGTATCAGGCTTGGGCCAAGGGGAAACCAATGGAGCTCTCAGGAAAATTACAGATCCTGTTCCGTGACATCATCAGTGACGTCAGAGTAAAATCAGCAAATCGTTACCAAGCCTTCGTGGCCTACAGCTTCCACCCGGTGAGCGCTGGGCTTCCATGGTTGCCTGCAGGCTGTGTCGTGGGCATTCCTGCCCATTTCAGTGGTGCAGCCAGTGATGATAACAGGACTGCCAGCCACGTTGTTATGATTGAAGGCAAAGAAGTGGACTGGGACAGCACAGAAGGCCTGGCCTTGAAGGAGGCCCTGAACCTTTCTCCGGAGGCTCAGAAGTTTGCCATTGCAAGAGAGCTCATGTACTTGCAAAGCAACGGACCCTTCATATGTGCTGCTGTTGCACCCATTTGTTTAGCTGGGACTTGGATTTCTGGGGTAGCCATAAAGCAGCTCCTGGGCTTGTATTCAGGTCCCGTGCTCTTACGAGGCCTTTACAACGTGGCTGTAATGGCGATTGGATTTGTGGGCTATTGTTTATCGTACGACGCTGTGAGTCAGGCAATGGATTACAGGACAGACAGAAATACAGCCACCATTTCCACCAGCTTTGCTAGAGGTGGAGTGGAGTTCTATAATAAAATTCTGTCCCAGAACAAGATTTTCCGCACGCTCATGGGCAAGAAAGGAGAGCGGATATATGCCCCAAGTGGCAATCTTTTCCCAAGATACTGGTTCAGATTAAAACATGCATCATACACTTCCAGAAGAGACTTGATTATCAATATTTTAAGCATGCCCCAGGCATAG